TTGGCGCTCTTGGTACTTTCTCTAATAATCTACAGAGGTATTTGGGAGACCTGCACATTGGACTAAGCATGCAATCATTACAGAAATCAGTACAGTTAGGATGCACGGGAAATTCTCCGAAGAACCCTGGAACGCTAAGGTGGTCTGTCACTACCTGCTGATAGGGGATACTCCATTGGCAACTACtgtgatataataataataataataataataacaataataataataataaacatggAACATTATCATTAGGAACAACAAGGGCTCTGAGGTTAAGAGTTTTTAAAATCTTAGTCTATACTGATACATTAAGGATCCATAGTTATTTATTAGGGGTCGATCCTCTGGAGAAGACAATGGAAAAAAGATCAGCCCGCAAAAGgggatgataataatgatgattgATTTTAAGTATTAAAGATATTTAACTAACAGAAGAAACTAAAAAGCGAATACCCAGGGGAAAAAGTGCAGTCCAGATCTTCAAGTCCAGCAAAGCCAACCCTACCTAAAGTATTATTTGTCGCCAGAATCTTTAGGTGAAAGGGGGTGTGCCTAATACCGTTTTACCTGTGTAAAGGTCGACCTCGTTAATAACTTGTGCATTTTTGACCAGGAACGCAAGTAATTCAATGCACGCTCGATCTTGATATCCAACACGACTGAAGTATCCCTTTGCTAACTATTTCTAACTATAAGGTAAGGTTAAAATTTCACTCCTGTGCTGAGACTTTCCCTCTTCTTAAGAAAACTGGAAGATGCAATTTGATacgttattttaaaaaaatcatcagatatgtccagaaatacaggTAATTAAATGCGTGCGGATTTTAATatgcgtcacgaagtgtcctcttGCTCTTTTTCCCAACTTCAAAATCACTCGtttctcggaatacagacaattaacgtcacgaagtgtctcccGAAATGCTAGCGCTgttcctcaagtaaggataaactgcagctgcatttaccctgacaTAAAAGTAACGCTAGCCTTTATAGAAAACGTTAAACAACCTGCCGAAGACTGCACAGGCCTAGAACCCAGCTGCAGAATTCTTGGTTaatattggttaaaattggGTATGAGAGATACTCGCAACTGATGACTTATTGGAGGTCACGGTGTCCTCTTAAACCAAAACGCTGTTAAATGCCTTCAAAAAGATTTAAATAAGGCATTTCACTTTCTAGCTTCACTGAAGCGATTTAAAAATGGCCTGGGTTGAACGAAATATCTCAAAATAACTTTACTCTCGCTAAGGTCACAAAGTTTAATTGCATAATTGTTAgggataaattaaaaatttgcaGCTATATGACCTCCGACGACTACTTATCAGGCAAGGGTgatgttttttacaaattgatttatttatttacatcaaATATAATACACATaaatcaaacaacaacaacaaacaaacagagACATACAGAAACACAAGGGTGATATTTGTAGCTAATTTTTACAGGTAATAAAAGGTCGCCACCTGAGCCAGCCCTCCTCTGTCTCCACGGGCAAACATTTACTGCACTAAAAGATTTacttttatttcataattaggatagtatgcgcactttcattggtcaatagctgtgtttagataagagtatgtaaacacgggtGTGGCATCTCACGaactttgattggttatgtattatCAGacgtgcgttttgattggttggtaggaaatgacaccgtgtgtcaagaaaatctgtttcaatcaaaaagtgaaaaaaacagcattttcctttatttgttgaattatctttgagaaatattttataaaagcaatagaaaacttttttcctacatttgcatagcctgatataaacacgaGAGGGGTTgagagaattctcgacagttatgcaaaccctcgtcTTTGTcgcgggtttgcataactgtctcgaattctcccaacccctctcgtgtttatatcaggctatgcaaacatggaaaacgttctctattgcttaaatactGTCATTAACTAAATTTTGTTTGGTTTGATCCTTACAACAGATATTATCCTCAAAGTTGTCCTCAAACTAGCCTATGGAGGTGCATGGGTTGCTGGAACAGACCTCATACTAGCAAAGTATATCGATGACCCTGAAAGAATGATTCAGCTGTTTCATCGAGTCGTCCTGCCAACTGGAGTTCTTTTGAAATACATTTTTGAAGGATCAATTATTTGCATCCTTGAAGTCACTGATTTGCATGGATTGCATTCCCTTCGGCAGAATTTTGAGAGCGGCCTGCTTAAGAAAAACTTGGAAAGTGCTTTGATAACAGAGGATCTTTACAAGTTGGTAAAAAGAGATGAAATTATTATGGAGGTATTCCTGGAGGAGAAGACAACACCACACTtagctatgacgtcagcttCATGGCAGCAATTTCAAGAACCTGGCCCTAACAAAGTTCAAGTCACCATTTTGGCTTCTGAGTGGGGATCCAGTAAAGGCGAACTTTCCACAATCAACAGAGAGTTCGCCATACAGCTGGCCAAATTCCCAGAAGTCCAAATCACATACTTTTTACCGAAATGCTCTAAGGAGGATAGGAAAGTAGCTCTCAGCCACGGCATAACGATTCTTGAGGCAGCACCACTGCTAGGGTACGAAGAACTGGAATGGCTCAGCTTTCCACCAGAGCATTTGCAAATAGACGTTATTGTTGGTCATGGAGTTAAACTTGGTCGCCAAGCTCAAGTTATCCCCAAATCTCACAAATGTAAGTGGATGCAATTGCTACACACTGACCCAGAGGAACTAGACATATTCAAGTGTTATGAGAATCCAATCTCGAAGGGCGAGGAAAAGGACAATGTCGAAGTTGGGCTGTGCGAGATGGCTAATATCGTTGTAAAAGTTGGGCCCAAGCTTGCGGAGGCCTTTCGCAAATATCTCCGCAGTTGTCAAAAAGATCAAGATGTTTTCGAGTTCACTCCCGGTATTATTGATGAATTTGTCAGTATTCAACAACTTCCTGAGGAAAAAGAACATTTCAGTGTTCTGTTGTTTGGTCGTGGAGATGCTGAGGGATTTGTCATAGCAGCAAGATCTGTTGCGGCGTTGCCAGACTCTTATCTTGTTGTTGTCGGGGCACCCGATGGAAAACATGAAGAAATGGCAAATCGATTGCTTGGATGTGGTATTCCCAAACATCGCTTCAGAGTGAGAGGCTATACCAAAAGCCGAGGATTCTTGAAGCAATTATTCTGTGAGGTGGACCTTGTAATTGTGCTCTCCAGAACAGAAGGATTTGGCTTGGCAGGACTGCAGGCTCTGTCAgctgggttacctgtgatcgTCAGAAAGAACTCTGGCTTTGGAGAAGCCCTGAGCAATGTACCATTTGGCTCTTCATTTGTCGTTGACTCAGAGGATTCCAATACTTGGGCAGCAGCTATCAAGGACATCTGGAACAAAAACAGGCAGACAAGACTAGATGACTCAAAGGTTTTGCGCGACGCCTATGGTACTAAATATAGCTGGTCTAGGCAGTGCAAAGATCTTCTCGAAAAGATGGTCCACTGAGTTAATGGTATGAATTAATTTCCTAATTTTTTAAGTCAATTGTATGTGAAAATCGTTATAAGTCGTTTGTGTAGTTTGATAGTTGGTTAACTGTGTTAATATCAAATAGACATCAACTTCAAGTGGCAGTTTCATCAACTCAAAACGTGAAATCAAATCTAGCTGAGGTTGAACCCTAACTTCTGTGAATAGCAACTTCATTACTCAGTCAGTCAATTGATTCTTAGGTCTTgagaaatcttgcttttgtTCTTTACCACGCATGATTCCCTCACTTAATATCGACCATTGGTTATTTCGACAGATGCTTCCTGCGACGTTCAGATGCCACGAGAGCCACTGGGCAGAT
Above is a window of Montipora capricornis isolate CH-2021 chromosome 6, ASM3666992v2, whole genome shotgun sequence DNA encoding:
- the LOC138051661 gene encoding uncharacterized protein, with the translated sequence MPSRTEGFGLIGLEALSAGLPVIVSKKSGFGEALGNVPFGSSFVIDSEDPNAWAAAIKDIWNKNRQTSLDEAKVLRDSYGTKYSWSEQCKDLLKKMINSVNDAFCDVHMPPDARSKLLVKSSEDEKDSSFTHPDPPQKKRREDEEEVKQHSDIILKVVLKLAYGGAWVAGTDLILAKYIDDPERMIQLFHRVVLPTGVLLKYIFEGSIICILEVTDLHGLHSLRQNFESGLLKKNLESALITEDLYKLVKRDEIIMEVFLEEKTTPHLAMTSASWQQFQEPGPNKVQVTILASEWGSSKGELSTINREFAIQLAKFPEVQITYFLPKCSKEDRKVALSHGITILEAAPLLGYEELEWLSFPPEHLQIDVIVGHGVKLGRQAQVIPKSHKCKWMQLLHTDPEELDIFKCYENPISKGEEKDNVEVGLCEMANIVVKVGPKLAEAFRKYLRSCQKDQDVFEFTPGIIDEFVSIQQLPEEKEHFSVLLFGRGDAEGFVIAARSVAALPDSYLVVVGAPDGKHEEMANRLLGCGIPKHRFRVRGYTKSRGFLKQLFCEVDLVIVLSRTEGFGLAGLQALSAGLPVIVRKNSGFGEALSNVPFGSSFVVDSEDSNTWAAAIKDIWNKNRQTRLDDSKVLRDAYGTKYSWSRQCKDLLEKMVH